TTAATTTGTGCATGTACGCAATTTAGCGGAAAACTTGAGATATACCAGAACAATAAATAAAAAACTTTACTTTTAATTAAGATATATGTTCAATCTAGTTGTAGCTATTTGATGTATTCAAATAGCTAATAAAAATTAGATTATAGTTTTTTAAAAATGACAATTACTACTTATACAAACATTAACCACTTCTTAGTTTTTTGTTGGCTATAAATTATCTAAGATGCTGTTGTGCTAATACAGATATTTATTTTAGTAAGTATTTAATACTAAATAATTGCTACTAAAAAATCTATCTCAAAACTAATAACTTGTTAACCGAATAATTTCAGGAGACGTGGTGATGAGTGAAAAGAAAGCCATTGTTATCGGTATTGATGGAGCGCAGTTAGAAAAGTTAGAGGAAACTCTTACACCCAATTTAGATAGTTTAAACATCATCGAATCTTTTACTGGTGGTGTAGAAGGTACGGAAACCGAAGAGCAAACCTATAGTGGTCCTGGTTGGGGAACTCTGCTTACAGGTGTCTGGGCAAATAAACACGGTATTGTCGAGAATGACGATACTTTAAGAGCCAATCCCGAATATCCAAGTATTTTTGAATACGTTAATAATGACGACCCAAACAGTTATTTGGCATCGGTAGTTAACTGGGGTCCTATTAATGACTACTTTGAAGAAGATATCGATTCCATTGTCGATTTTGAACTAACCGCACCAGAACCCAGCGATGATAATCTAGCTCAAGACAATTTTATTGCACCAACGGTAGCCGATCTTATTTTAGATAAAGCACCAGATTATACTTTCGTACATCTCGATAATGTCGATGTTGTCGGTCACGATTTGGGTTTTTCTCCTGAATATTTAGAATCGATTACCCAAGCCGATGGTCATATAGGTACGATTCTCGATGCGGTAGAAGCTAGAGAAGCACAACATCCTAATGAAGATTGGTTGGTTCTGGTTACTACCGACCACGGACGCGAACCTACAGAAGGCTTCGACCACGGCGAACAAAGCGATTCTGAGAGAACTACGTTCATTGCCTCCAATCGAGAACTAGACAATTCACCAGTTGCACCTGCAACCGATGTGGTACCAACCGTTCTCGATCATTTAAATATTGAAGAAGGCAAACTCGACGGCGAATCTCTGCTAAGAGATTCCGAAGATAAATTTGTCGATAATCTTACCTCCCTGAATAAAAACAGCGAGTGGGAGTTACAAAGCGACGAGGAAGTAGACTTTTTTACCTATCATCCCCAGGGAATGACTAAAACCGATGAGGAAACTTTGTTTCTTTCTTCAGTAGAAATTATTACTCCCACTGAAAGATTTGACGAACCACGTAATGGACTCGATCGCACTGCGGGAGAAGGAGAAGGTCATCTCTTCAAGCTGGATACTGAAGGCAACTTAATCGACTCAATTACTTTGGGTGAGGGTGATATTTATCATCCAGGGGGAATAGACTACGATGGAGAGAATGTTTGGGTACCCGTCGCCGAGTATCGTCCCGACAGCGAATCGACTATTTATCGCGTCGATCCAGAGACGATGGAAGCAACAGAGGTCTTTACTTTTCCCGACCACATCGGCGGCATATTCCGTAACCCCGACACTAATACTCTGCATGGGGTCAGTTGGGGTTCTCGTCGTCTGTATACCTGGCATCTCGATGACGACCTCAACGTTATCGATGCCGACGCAGAACCAGAAACTTTACGTTCCGACAATAGCTCTTACTATATCGACTATCAGGACGCTCAGTATGTAGGAGACAACTTGGGTTTATTTTCTGGCATTCAAACCTATCAAGATTCGGAGACAGAAGAACCTTTAGAATTGGGTGGATTGGAATTAGTCGATCTTACTAGCAATAAACCAGTCTTTCAGCTTCCCATTACTCTATGGACGGAAAACGCAGAAGGTTATGAGTTGGCAATGACTCACAACCCTTTCTATGTGGAAACTACCGAGACGGGACTAAAAGCTTATTTCCTCCCCGAAGACGATACCTCTCGCCTGTTTGTCTATGAAGTAGATTCAGAGGATCTTCCCACTCCTAGAGAGGAGGCTTTACCCAATACCCACGCTCATAACGATTACGAACACGAATATCCGCTATATGATGCTCTAAGCTATGGTTTTGTCAGCGTGGAAGCTGATATTTGGCTTTATCCAGACGATAATGAAAATTTACGAGTAGCACACGACCCCGTAGAAGACCCAACTACTTTACCAACTTTAGAAGAACTGTATTTAGAACCCCTGCAAGAATTCAAAGAAGAATACGATAACGGTGGCGTTTATGCCGACGGTACACCGCTAACTCTACTAATCGATATCAAAAGTGAGGGACTACCTACCTATCAGAGACTGGATGAAGTTTTAGCCGAGTACAATGAAAAGTCCCCTGGGTTATTTACTACCTACACTCAAAATGATTCGGGTGACTACACCATAACTCCTGGTGCGGTAACTCCGATTATTTCAGGCGATCGCCCGCTGGAATTTATGCAAAATCAAGAGGTGCGTTACGCTGGCTATGACGGACGTAAAGACGACATCGGTACTGGTGTCGATTCTGAGTTTATGCCCTTAATTAGCGACAATTGGGACAATTTCTTTACCGACGAATTGGCTTGGGACAGTACGGGCAATATTCCCGAAGCTACTGAAGCCGAACTCAACGAAGTTGTCTCTGAGGTACAGGGAGAAGACAAAATCTTCCGCTTTTGGAATTTACCCATAGATGCGCCTAGCGTCTGGGAACCGCTTTACGAAGTAGGTGTAGATTTAATCAATACCGATGACTTAGAAGGACTGTCTGAGTTTATCGAATCGCAACTAGAACCCGTAAACCAAATTATTGAAATTTGGGAAGATGCCACCATCGATTACACTTCAGTAGTGGCACATCGCGGCGGTTATTATGAAGACGGCGTAACCACTTTACCAGAAAACTCTCTAGCTACTATCGAACAGGCGATCGCTCTAGGAGTAGAGATGGTCGAGCTTGATGTCTGGAAAACTCAAGACAATCGCTATGTCATTATCCACGATGAAACGGTAGACCGCACAACTACAGGTTCTGGTCGAGTTGAAGATCTTACCTTAGAAGAACTAAAAGAACTCAATCTAATTATCGAAGACTTTGGCGAAGTCACTTCAGAAAAAATACCAACTCTTGAAGAAGCTTTAAGGGCAGTTGAAGACAAAATCATGCTGAACATTGACATCAAACTGCCTGTAGAAGAATTGGTCAATGTAATGAATATGGCCCGCGAACTAGGTGTTGACGAACAAATTGTCATCAAAAATCCCGTCAATAACGAGGAACAGCTAGCAGCAGTAAAAGACACCCTGGCTCAGTTGCCTTTCGATGTCCGCTTTATGCCGATTATCGATGATGAATTAGTAAGCGATCCTGAATTTGTCGAACGGGTCTTTAACGAATTTCAACCTGATGCGGCAGAAATGCTTGTGCGTCCTCAAGAAGGAGAAGAACCAGTTACCGCTCCTGGTTTTCTGTTTTCCGAAGAAGTTAAAGACATAGCTGAAGAATATGATGTTCGTCTTTGGATTAATACACTGTTTGCCAATACCGACATTGATGATAACGGCTTTATTAATGGTTTTCGTAATGACGCTCTGGCTTTAACCGAACCTGATGCAGTTTATGGTTATTGGGCTGATGCTGGGGCATCGATCCAGCAAACCGATGAATCAGAACTAGCCATTGATTATTTAGAAAGCAATGGACTTCGCGAACCTCTTGATGAAGATGGCGATAATACTTTTACTTTGGGTACGGGCGATCGCATAGCAGGTGCTGAAGGTGCGGATGAATTTTACGTTTCTGCTGGCGGTAACAATACGATTACTGGCGGTACAGGTGCAGACCAATTCTGGATTGCTAACGACGAAATTCCTAAAGCAGCCAACGTAATTACTGACTTCACTAGCGGTGAAGACGTTATCGGTATTGCAGGTTTGGACATCGG
This DNA window, taken from Myxosarcina sp. GI1, encodes the following:
- a CDS encoding DUF6454 family protein; translation: MSEKKAIVIGIDGAQLEKLEETLTPNLDSLNIIESFTGGVEGTETEEQTYSGPGWGTLLTGVWANKHGIVENDDTLRANPEYPSIFEYVNNDDPNSYLASVVNWGPINDYFEEDIDSIVDFELTAPEPSDDNLAQDNFIAPTVADLILDKAPDYTFVHLDNVDVVGHDLGFSPEYLESITQADGHIGTILDAVEAREAQHPNEDWLVLVTTDHGREPTEGFDHGEQSDSERTTFIASNRELDNSPVAPATDVVPTVLDHLNIEEGKLDGESLLRDSEDKFVDNLTSLNKNSEWELQSDEEVDFFTYHPQGMTKTDEETLFLSSVEIITPTERFDEPRNGLDRTAGEGEGHLFKLDTEGNLIDSITLGEGDIYHPGGIDYDGENVWVPVAEYRPDSESTIYRVDPETMEATEVFTFPDHIGGIFRNPDTNTLHGVSWGSRRLYTWHLDDDLNVIDADAEPETLRSDNSSYYIDYQDAQYVGDNLGLFSGIQTYQDSETEEPLELGGLELVDLTSNKPVFQLPITLWTENAEGYELAMTHNPFYVETTETGLKAYFLPEDDTSRLFVYEVDSEDLPTPREEALPNTHAHNDYEHEYPLYDALSYGFVSVEADIWLYPDDNENLRVAHDPVEDPTTLPTLEELYLEPLQEFKEEYDNGGVYADGTPLTLLIDIKSEGLPTYQRLDEVLAEYNEKSPGLFTTYTQNDSGDYTITPGAVTPIISGDRPLEFMQNQEVRYAGYDGRKDDIGTGVDSEFMPLISDNWDNFFTDELAWDSTGNIPEATEAELNEVVSEVQGEDKIFRFWNLPIDAPSVWEPLYEVGVDLINTDDLEGLSEFIESQLEPVNQIIEIWEDATIDYTSVVAHRGGYYEDGVTTLPENSLATIEQAIALGVEMVELDVWKTQDNRYVIIHDETVDRTTTGSGRVEDLTLEELKELNLIIEDFGEVTSEKIPTLEEALRAVEDKIMLNIDIKLPVEELVNVMNMARELGVDEQIVIKNPVNNEEQLAAVKDTLAQLPFDVRFMPIIDDELVSDPEFVERVFNEFQPDAAEMLVRPQEGEEPVTAPGFLFSEEVKDIAEEYDVRLWINTLFANTDIDDNGFINGFRNDALALTEPDAVYGYWADAGASIQQTDESELAIDYLESNGLREPLDEDGDNTFTLGTGDRIAGAEGADEFYVSAGGNNTITGGTGADQFWIANDEIPKAANVITDFTSGEDVIGIAGLDIGFDELSISQSGADALIKIDRQDVAILSDVEADNLTADNFVFV